The Shinella zoogloeoides genome includes a region encoding these proteins:
- a CDS encoding orotidine 5'-phosphate decarboxylase / HUMPS family protein yields the protein MLLQVALDKPEHLAILPALTGLADIIEVGTPLLKRFGVAAITTVREICPDVPVLADTKTVDGGALEANMVFGAGASFMTVLSCASRATHETVGKCAVAFGASVIVDTITESGKPILLPQDFTLPEGFAYVAVHSPTDARLAGDNSTGHIDAVAAMHARGFRVSLAGGIGPATLDSVIAVKPEILVVGSAITESETPGKVASWIKERLPEQGLGWPWDKK from the coding sequence ATGCTGCTGCAAGTCGCACTCGACAAGCCCGAGCATCTCGCAATCCTGCCCGCTCTCACCGGCCTTGCCGATATCATCGAAGTGGGAACCCCGCTTCTCAAGCGGTTCGGCGTCGCCGCCATCACGACGGTGCGCGAGATCTGCCCCGACGTGCCCGTCCTCGCCGATACGAAGACGGTCGACGGCGGCGCGCTCGAAGCCAACATGGTGTTCGGCGCGGGCGCCTCCTTCATGACCGTCCTGTCCTGCGCCTCCAGGGCGACGCACGAGACGGTCGGCAAATGCGCCGTCGCCTTCGGCGCTTCCGTCATCGTCGACACGATCACGGAATCCGGCAAGCCGATCCTGCTGCCGCAGGACTTCACCCTGCCGGAGGGCTTTGCCTATGTCGCGGTGCATTCGCCGACGGATGCGCGCCTCGCCGGCGACAATTCGACCGGCCACATCGACGCCGTCGCCGCCATGCATGCACGCGGCTTCCGCGTGTCGCTCGCCGGCGGCATCGGCCCGGCGACGCTGGATTCGGTCATCGCCGTCAAACCCGAGATTCTCGTCGTCGGCAGCGCCATCACGGAATCGGAAACCCCAGGAAAGGTAGCATCATGGATCAAGGAACGGCTCCCGGAACAAGGCCTTGGCTGGCCGTGGGACAAGAAATAG
- a CDS encoding GntR family transcriptional regulator, with amino-acid sequence MTETWLKKKPIRKSGAVPMYVQVAEILDSEVKARNGAHFALPSEGELSREFGVSRVTIRQALKQLEARGVIYSEHGRGYFSTASRMKGVSGFHSFTTEVRKLGAEPGSTVVAYEERRQLSPAFRKHLQSEGESGTDFIFLRRVRSIDGDPVALEDAYLPTALYPSATRDMFESGSLYAEMTATWGIVPTWTDALFEPTAATAEEAGYLKIEPGAPVLSVWRVTVTDTDQAVEYVKSVYKGGGFMLNVNRYRL; translated from the coding sequence ATGACCGAGACATGGCTGAAGAAGAAGCCGATCCGCAAGAGCGGCGCCGTTCCCATGTATGTGCAGGTGGCCGAAATCCTGGACAGCGAGGTGAAGGCACGCAACGGCGCGCATTTCGCCCTTCCGTCCGAAGGCGAGCTGTCGCGCGAATTCGGCGTCTCGCGCGTCACGATCCGCCAGGCCCTCAAGCAGCTCGAAGCCCGCGGCGTCATCTACAGCGAGCACGGCCGCGGCTATTTCAGCACCGCCTCGCGCATGAAGGGCGTTTCCGGCTTCCACAGTTTCACGACGGAAGTGCGCAAACTCGGTGCCGAGCCCGGCTCGACCGTCGTCGCCTACGAGGAACGCCGGCAACTTTCGCCCGCTTTCCGCAAGCACCTCCAGAGCGAGGGGGAAAGCGGCACCGACTTCATCTTCCTGCGCCGCGTTCGCAGCATCGACGGCGACCCCGTGGCGCTGGAGGATGCCTATCTTCCCACGGCACTCTACCCGTCCGCGACACGGGACATGTTCGAGAGCGGCTCGCTCTATGCGGAAATGACCGCGACCTGGGGCATCGTGCCCACATGGACGGATGCGCTGTTCGAGCCCACGGCAGCGACCGCCGAGGAGGCCGGCTACCTGAAGATCGAGCCCGGCGCGCCGGTGCTCAGCGTCTGGCGCGTCACCGTGACCGACACCGATCAGGCCGTGGAATATGTGAAGTCCGTCTACAAGGGCGGCGGCTTCATGCTCAACGTCAACCGCTACCGCCTCTAG
- a CDS encoding choline dehydrogenase — MRSTIQEFDYVIVGAGSAGCVLANRLSADPAVSVCLIEAGPSDRSIFIQMPAALTFPIESDRYNWKFESEPETELHGRSIGQARGRGLGGSSSINGMVFVRGAKQDYDGWRDLGVEGWDFEDCLPFFRKLESFEGGRDPMRGGSGPISVVRSKADHPLYRTFLKAGQEFGLRDAGDYNSGAQDGVHITQATIRDGVRCSTSLAYLKPAGNRPNLTVMTGCLVEKILLDGRTATGVAIVRQGERRTIRAARETILSAGTVGSPHLLMLSGIGDRAALAEHGIASAANLPGVGADLQDHVVAPLRFTAPGGVSIRRQLSMVGRLKLGIEWLLFKSGLGATNFFEVGAFFKSDEALPYFNMQHEFLPFLADFQSGKVTISDGFQYFVSQMRPYSRGRIALKSADPTVKPSIRFNYLTDRRDTLEMVDGIRKTLEMAHQPAWGRYRGQPVDTPDIKATDAEIEAWLRTVANTEHHPTSTCRMGTDDLAVTDSAGRVHGLEKLRIVDGSILPRVPSANINAPIIMAAEKIAATMTRR; from the coding sequence ATGCGCAGCACAATCCAGGAATTCGACTATGTCATCGTCGGCGCCGGCTCCGCCGGCTGCGTGCTGGCGAACCGGCTGAGCGCGGATCCTGCCGTCTCGGTCTGCCTCATCGAGGCCGGCCCGAGCGATCGCAGCATCTTCATCCAGATGCCGGCCGCGCTCACCTTTCCGATCGAAAGTGACCGTTACAACTGGAAATTCGAGAGCGAACCCGAGACGGAACTGCACGGTCGCAGCATCGGCCAGGCACGCGGCCGCGGCCTCGGCGGCAGCTCCTCGATCAACGGCATGGTTTTCGTGCGCGGGGCGAAGCAGGATTACGACGGCTGGCGCGATCTCGGCGTCGAAGGCTGGGATTTCGAGGATTGCCTGCCCTTCTTCAGGAAGTTGGAAAGTTTCGAGGGGGGACGCGACCCGATGCGTGGCGGCTCCGGTCCCATCAGTGTCGTGCGCAGCAAGGCCGACCATCCGCTCTACCGGACCTTCCTGAAGGCCGGCCAGGAATTCGGCCTGCGGGATGCGGGGGACTACAACAGCGGCGCGCAGGACGGTGTCCATATCACACAGGCGACGATCCGCGACGGGGTGCGCTGCAGCACCAGCCTCGCCTATCTGAAGCCTGCCGGAAACCGTCCCAACCTCACCGTCATGACCGGCTGCCTTGTCGAAAAAATTCTCCTCGACGGCCGGACGGCAACCGGGGTGGCAATCGTCCGACAGGGCGAACGCAGGACGATCCGCGCTGCGCGCGAGACCATCCTTTCGGCCGGCACGGTCGGCTCGCCGCATCTGCTGATGCTCTCGGGCATCGGCGACCGTGCGGCGCTGGCGGAGCACGGCATCGCCAGCGCTGCCAACCTGCCGGGCGTCGGCGCGGATTTGCAGGACCACGTCGTCGCCCCGCTGCGCTTCACCGCACCGGGCGGTGTCTCCATCCGCCGGCAACTGAGCATGGTCGGACGCCTGAAACTCGGCATCGAATGGCTGCTCTTCAAGAGCGGCCTCGGCGCGACGAACTTCTTCGAGGTCGGCGCCTTCTTCAAGAGCGACGAGGCCCTTCCCTATTTCAACATGCAGCATGAATTCCTGCCGTTCCTCGCCGACTTCCAGTCCGGCAAGGTGACGATCTCCGACGGCTTCCAGTATTTCGTCAGCCAGATGCGCCCCTACAGCCGCGGCCGCATCGCGCTCAAATCCGCCGATCCCACGGTAAAACCCTCCATCCGCTTCAACTATCTCACCGACCGGCGCGACACATTGGAAATGGTGGACGGCATTCGCAAGACATTGGAAATGGCCCACCAGCCGGCCTGGGGCCGCTATCGCGGCCAGCCGGTCGACACACCCGACATCAAGGCCACGGATGCCGAGATCGAAGCGTGGCTGCGCACCGTCGCCAATACCGAGCACCACCCGACGAGCACCTGCCGGATGGGTACGGACGATCTGGCCGTCACCGATTCGGCCGGCCGCGTGCATGGGCTCGAGAAGCTGCGCATCGTCGACGGCTCCATTCTTCCGCGCGTGCCCTCGGCCAATATCAACGCGCCGATCATCATGGCGGCGGAAAAGATCGCCGCAACCATGACGCGGCGCTGA
- a CDS encoding SIS domain-containing protein → MGQEIGELLERIDPQAFAAVVEAFRDGDRRWFFSGQGRSGLAAQMSAMRFMHLGRSVHFVGEVTAPSVRKGDGLLIISGSGETPVSLSYAKIAKAEGAKVITLTHKPKGTLAGIADIVLPVPVVETKQFGGSLFEQTCLLLLDAVVLQLASGMADAHGTMAYRHTNLQ, encoded by the coding sequence GTGGGACAAGAAATAGGCGAGCTGCTGGAGCGCATCGATCCGCAGGCCTTCGCCGCCGTCGTGGAGGCTTTCCGTGACGGCGACCGCCGGTGGTTCTTCTCCGGGCAGGGACGCTCGGGGCTTGCGGCCCAGATGTCGGCGATGCGCTTCATGCATCTCGGCAGATCCGTGCATTTCGTCGGCGAGGTGACGGCGCCGTCCGTCCGCAAGGGCGATGGCCTTTTGATCATCTCCGGTTCCGGCGAGACGCCCGTCAGCCTCAGCTACGCGAAGATCGCCAAGGCCGAGGGCGCGAAGGTGATCACGCTGACGCACAAGCCGAAGGGCACGCTTGCCGGCATCGCCGACATCGTGCTGCCGGTTCCGGTGGTCGAGACGAAGCAGTTCGGCGGCAGCCTCTTCGAGCAGACGTGCCTGCTTCTCCTCGATGCGGTCGTGCTGCAGCTTGCCTCCGGCATGGCCGATGCCCACGGCACGATGGCCTATCGGCACACCAACCTGCAGTGA
- a CDS encoding PfkB family carbohydrate kinase: protein MHGVVTIGDCIVDEIRAEGKDPERFAGGAGLNLAAGIARLGLPSTLVTRVGQDRDGYYLLRYARERGIRIVNTPTVDPTGVVSSTRLNGEPSYAFAPAMYRRRIAFGPEALHVLSNAAAAVVNSYPLDNPAHADDLVQAFSAAPGLRIVDPNPRPRLISSLPAYRQGFEKVLPVASLVKLSDEDVQLLYGTDWRSVAEHLFGMGVETVLFSHGAGGATLIDRSGLQVAVPIAGRPEPIVDTMGAGDATLASLVASLLRGGRPGTADVWRRYLMEAMAVAAATCRRAGAELVLP from the coding sequence ATGCATGGTGTCGTAACCATCGGCGATTGCATCGTCGACGAAATCAGGGCCGAGGGGAAAGACCCCGAGCGGTTCGCCGGCGGGGCAGGGCTCAACCTCGCCGCCGGCATCGCCCGGCTCGGCCTGCCTTCGACACTCGTCACGCGCGTCGGCCAGGACCGGGACGGATACTACCTCCTGCGCTATGCGCGCGAACGCGGCATCCGGATCGTCAACACGCCGACGGTGGACCCGACCGGCGTCGTCAGCTCGACGCGACTGAACGGCGAGCCGAGCTATGCCTTTGCGCCGGCCATGTACCGCCGCCGGATCGCGTTCGGGCCGGAGGCACTGCATGTGCTGTCGAATGCCGCCGCCGCGGTCGTCAACTCGTATCCGCTGGACAATCCCGCGCATGCCGACGATCTGGTACAGGCTTTTTCCGCCGCGCCCGGCTTGCGGATCGTCGATCCCAATCCCCGTCCGCGCCTGATCTCCTCCCTCCCGGCCTACCGGCAGGGATTCGAGAAGGTCCTTCCCGTCGCGAGCCTCGTGAAGCTCAGCGACGAGGATGTTCAGCTCCTCTATGGAACGGACTGGCGGTCGGTGGCGGAACATCTGTTCGGTATGGGGGTCGAAACCGTCCTGTTTTCGCATGGTGCAGGCGGCGCGACCCTGATCGATCGGTCCGGCCTTCAGGTCGCGGTTCCGATTGCCGGCAGACCGGAGCCGATCGTCGACACGATGGGGGCCGGCGATGCGACGCTGGCAAGCCTTGTCGCCTCCCTGCTGCGCGGCGGGCGGCCCGGCACCGCCGACGTCTGGCGACGATATTTGATGGAAGCGATGGCGGTCGCCGCCGCGACCTGCCGCCGGGCAGGCGCCGAGCTCGTCCTGCCGTAG
- a CDS encoding SIS domain-containing protein — protein MSQSYLDEIAEQPAAIRKLGRLVTPGLAADIRAIRAAIDKGDVRHIILTGMGGSLFSAYGTWLRLSRSLPVPVSLWDTSELIQQAPTLLRPGAMVIAISQSGESVELCRMTELDAGVSIRVAITNPRDNTLARWASLALATEVGPEQTVSTKTYTAGLAALYIFERMLIDGGDTVAADIATLADATDEVLARVPARLDEMLAFLGHDLPLTFIGRGASYASAMMGALVTAEAAKAPTQALSGGQFRHGPLELVRDGFRSMLFLGGPGATLDLNLKTVADIARFGGRSLVVAPASTAAALSGSEAVLSLPAVAEGLLPVLEILPIQLLMVPMAIARGFEPAKFLNGSKITVIE, from the coding sequence GTGTCCCAGTCCTATCTCGACGAAATCGCCGAACAGCCGGCAGCAATCCGCAAGCTGGGCCGGCTCGTCACGCCCGGCCTCGCCGCCGACATCCGGGCGATCCGCGCCGCGATCGACAAGGGAGACGTCCGGCACATCATCCTCACCGGCATGGGCGGATCCCTCTTCAGCGCCTACGGCACCTGGCTGCGGCTGAGCCGGTCGCTTCCCGTCCCGGTCTCACTCTGGGATACGTCCGAACTCATCCAGCAGGCGCCCACGCTGCTGCGCCCCGGCGCCATGGTCATCGCCATCTCGCAGTCAGGCGAGAGCGTCGAACTGTGCCGCATGACGGAACTGGATGCCGGCGTCAGCATCCGCGTGGCGATCACCAACCCCCGCGACAACACTCTGGCACGCTGGGCGTCGCTGGCGCTGGCGACGGAGGTTGGCCCGGAACAGACCGTTTCGACCAAGACCTACACCGCCGGCCTTGCCGCCCTATATATCTTCGAACGCATGCTGATCGACGGGGGCGACACGGTCGCCGCGGATATCGCAACGCTCGCCGACGCCACGGACGAGGTTCTGGCCAGAGTGCCCGCGAGGCTGGACGAGATGCTGGCCTTCCTCGGCCATGACTTGCCTCTGACCTTTATCGGCCGCGGCGCGAGCTATGCCAGCGCCATGATGGGCGCGCTGGTCACGGCCGAGGCCGCAAAGGCGCCGACACAGGCACTGTCCGGCGGCCAGTTCCGCCACGGTCCGCTGGAATTGGTGCGCGACGGTTTCCGCAGCATGCTGTTCCTCGGCGGCCCCGGCGCCACGCTCGACCTCAACCTGAAGACCGTCGCCGACATTGCCCGCTTCGGCGGCCGCAGCCTCGTCGTCGCGCCCGCAAGCACGGCGGCCGCGCTTTCGGGAAGCGAAGCGGTCCTGTCTCTGCCCGCCGTGGCGGAAGGGCTTCTGCCTGTCCTGGAGATCCTGCCCATCCAGCTGCTGATGGTGCCGATGGCCATTGCCCGCGGTTTCGAGCCGGCGAAGTTCCTCAACGGCTCGAAGATCACCGTCATCGAATGA
- a CDS encoding ROK family protein, which yields MSQQDFAIGIDIGGGSTKIGLVSTRGEIAERRRIVVSETDGADAIVRQYAAAIGDILSAHPQAKPLGIGIGFPGRIHPDNLSGDLGNIPALDDFPLAERIGNLFGLPARMENDGTAAGLAEAMFGRDRDARRSLLIAAGTGIGVALTVDGKPFITSGGGLGNAGQLIIHGSDGRPCRQGCVGCLESLASADALNGTVQRYCAEMPESPLAARARSLGREPDASDVVVMGLEGDPAAVAMLADVGRWLGRGAATWAQIFAPDVILLGGGLSAAGDLLLGPLEREARLSGLALYLAPVRFSLASLGNDAGIIGAAAQIFPTPKP from the coding sequence GTGTCGCAACAGGATTTCGCAATCGGCATCGACATCGGCGGCGGCAGCACGAAGATCGGCCTCGTCTCGACCAGAGGCGAGATCGCCGAGCGGCGTCGCATCGTCGTCAGCGAGACCGATGGCGCAGATGCCATCGTCCGGCAATATGCGGCTGCGATCGGCGATATCCTGTCGGCCCATCCGCAGGCGAAGCCACTGGGCATCGGCATCGGCTTTCCGGGGCGCATCCATCCGGACAATCTTTCCGGTGATCTCGGCAACATCCCTGCCCTCGACGATTTCCCCCTGGCCGAGCGCATCGGCAACCTGTTCGGCCTTCCGGCCCGGATGGAAAACGACGGGACGGCGGCCGGCCTGGCGGAAGCCATGTTCGGCAGGGACAGGGATGCCCGGCGCTCGCTGCTGATCGCGGCGGGAACCGGCATCGGCGTTGCGCTCACCGTCGACGGAAAGCCCTTCATCACCTCGGGCGGCGGCCTCGGGAATGCCGGGCAGCTCATCATTCACGGAAGCGACGGCCGGCCCTGCCGGCAGGGATGCGTCGGCTGCCTGGAATCGCTCGCCTCCGCAGACGCCCTGAACGGAACCGTACAACGCTATTGCGCCGAAATGCCGGAGAGTCCGCTCGCGGCAAGGGCGCGCAGCCTCGGGCGGGAGCCCGACGCGTCGGATGTCGTGGTGATGGGCCTTGAAGGCGACCCCGCTGCAGTGGCGATGCTCGCCGATGTCGGGCGATGGCTCGGGCGTGGGGCTGCCACCTGGGCGCAGATCTTCGCTCCCGACGTCATCCTGCTCGGCGGCGGGCTGAGCGCCGCCGGCGACCTGCTGCTGGGGCCGCTCGAGCGCGAGGCCCGGCTCTCGGGCCTCGCGCTCTATCTCGCACCGGTCCGCTTCTCGCTCGCCTCGCTCGGCAACGATGCCGGCATCATCGGCGCTGCGGCGCAAATCTTTCCCACCCCCAAGCCTTGA
- a CDS encoding LacI family DNA-binding transcriptional regulator — MTQAPNDKAARLIDVARRAEVSRATAARALGGYGLVTEATRERVLAAAAELNYRVNELARSMRSGRSLTIGVVVADISNSFFNSAIRAIIETASRAGYQILVLNTDDDIEKERNAVRVLIEKRVDGLIVVPASQHEIEHLLVQSEPEVPVVLLDRRVDSDEIDFVTTDDRVAAGAAIRHFAAAGHVRIGLLVATASVEGHCLAMPEQVVSTVRDRVEGATAALAELGLAVNPEWTRYCHSSVETARAAMAEILASPEPPTAILATNEEMALGALAAAQEFAVGIGEALSIIAFDEAPWTGVFRPPLSVIRRPVAKLGAAAAELLLKKIEDSSYRSSQVLQAELIARRSVEAPAL, encoded by the coding sequence ATGACGCAGGCACCGAATGACAAGGCAGCGAGATTGATCGACGTGGCGCGGCGCGCCGAAGTGTCGCGCGCCACCGCCGCGCGCGCGCTCGGCGGCTACGGCCTCGTCACGGAGGCAACGCGCGAACGCGTCCTGGCGGCGGCGGCCGAGCTGAATTACCGGGTGAACGAACTGGCCCGGTCGATGCGCTCCGGCCGGTCGCTGACGATCGGCGTCGTGGTCGCCGACATCTCCAACTCGTTCTTCAACAGCGCCATCCGCGCCATCATCGAAACCGCCTCGAGGGCCGGTTACCAGATTCTCGTTCTCAATACGGACGACGATATCGAGAAGGAGCGGAACGCCGTCAGGGTTCTCATCGAGAAGCGGGTCGATGGCCTTATCGTCGTGCCTGCTTCGCAGCATGAAATCGAGCATTTGCTCGTCCAGAGCGAGCCGGAAGTACCAGTCGTGCTGTTGGACCGGCGCGTCGATTCCGATGAAATCGATTTTGTCACGACGGACGATCGCGTCGCAGCCGGGGCGGCGATCCGCCATTTTGCCGCCGCGGGTCATGTGCGGATCGGCTTGCTGGTGGCGACTGCCAGCGTCGAAGGACATTGCCTCGCCATGCCCGAGCAGGTGGTGAGCACGGTTCGGGATCGTGTCGAAGGGGCAACTGCGGCGCTGGCCGAGTTGGGGCTTGCGGTCAATCCGGAATGGACGCGCTACTGCCACAGCAGCGTGGAGACGGCCCGTGCGGCGATGGCGGAGATTCTTGCAAGCCCCGAACCGCCGACCGCTATCCTCGCCACGAATGAGGAAATGGCGCTGGGCGCGTTGGCCGCGGCCCAGGAATTTGCGGTCGGAATTGGCGAGGCTCTCTCGATCATCGCTTTTGACGAAGCGCCATGGACCGGTGTGTTCCGGCCGCCGCTGTCCGTGATAAGGCGTCCTGTCGCCAAACTCGGTGCGGCAGCAGCGGAGCTCCTGCTCAAGAAGATCGAGGATAGTTCGTATCGCAGCTCCCAGGTGCTCCAGGCGGAGCTGATCGCACGGCGATCGGTAGAAGCGCCCGCGCTATAG